Proteins co-encoded in one Garra rufa chromosome 7, GarRuf1.0, whole genome shotgun sequence genomic window:
- the LOC141339171 gene encoding granzyme G-like, which translates to MTIISLLLLASLLPHLTFAAHVDVGIVNGTEAKPHSRPYMVSLQKSCKHVCGGFLISGRFVMTAAHCRKKNEKLTAVVGAHELHKINEGSVRIGVKSYHKHPDFNNSTYQNDIMLLRLEKEVEQNEKVMRISIPTQDEDNKAYSACSVAGWGKLSLNGKKSKRLMEADVKIMKNTECKNKWQYKFSASQMMCVYGHGGSCERDGGGPLVCGDTAVGITSFGDPKVCNRRERPEVYTKISTYLEWICSIITHVK; encoded by the exons ATGACTATCATCTCTCTTCTCCTACTGGCCTCTCTGCTGCCACACCTGACCTTCGCTG CTCATGTGGATGTGGGTATAGTGAATGGCACAGAAGCAAAACCCCACTCCAGACCTTACATGGTTTCTCTTCAGAAGAGCTGTAAACATGTCTGCGGTGGATTCCTAATTTCTGGTAGATTTGTCATGACTGCTGCACATTGCAGGAAGAA AAATGAGAAACTAACAGCTGTGGTTGGTGCACATGAACTACACAAAATAAATGAAGGGTCTGTCCGCATTGGTGTGAAGTCCTACCACAAGCATCCGGACTTTAACAATAGCACTTATCAGAATGACATTATGCTTTTGAGG CTAGAGAAAGAAGTCGAACAAAACGAGAAAGTCATGAGGATTTCCATACCAACACAAGACGAAGACAACAAAGCTTATTCTGCCTGCAGTGTCGCCGGATGGGGAAAACTGAGCCTTAATGGGAAAAAGAGCAAACGTCTTATGGAAGCAGACGTGAAGATCATGAAAAACACAGAATGCAAAAATAAATGGCAATACAAGTTCTCAGCCTCACAGATGATGTGTGTCTATGGCCATGGAGGAAGCTGTGAA AGGGATGGAGGAGGTCCTTTGGTTTGTGGAGACACTGCAGTTGGCATCACTTCCTTTGGTGACCCAAAAGTCTGCAATCGTCGTGAACGACCTGAAGTTTATACAAAGATTTCAACATATCTTGAATGGATCTGCTCCATAATTACACAtgttaagtga